Proteins from a single region of Nomascus leucogenys isolate Asia chromosome 21, Asia_NLE_v1, whole genome shotgun sequence:
- the LOC100586367 gene encoding putative protein FAM172B produces MTQELSFQKFIEQSDLLGELKYDFNEKAEFRHTETQRPFVFNYYENVLEKNSMRYQALGHLLEQYIYELLEKVCKLEKVYIPPEADKEEQRSFFFMSEKALTNHHSALLVLLQDHGVFRAGQWSQQAIIHHGLQHGSQIPCIQMAMQAHYDVIVLNPNDNFVELKMEKEWKGLLTQNIEPSLKMVQGGSFFSLQNPPKCIPKRCSNTPEEHMAYIWDYFISKTEDKDIAFIVHGYGGLVFMDLLVRRRWEVMSKVYAVALIDSEHHVGHQLGSDVQLLAWIKHHCREWVTSPKPLDKPTATVFKKEFPMVSAGTEKYSLAPSSSLQSIFKYFKKALKARTTINFSRMPIVTRSSTKRKQSA; encoded by the coding sequence ATGACACAGGAGCTGAGCTTCCAAAAATTTATTGAACAATCTGACTTACTAGGAGAACTTAAATATGACTTCAATGAAAAAGCTGAATTCAGACACACTGAGACACAAAGGCCTTTTGTCTTTAACTATTATGAAAATGTCCTTGAGAAAAATAGCATGCGCTACCAGGCCCTTGGCCATTTGCTTGAACAATACATTTATGAGCTTTTGGAGAAAgtgtgcaaattagaaaaagtatATATCCCACCTGAGGCtgataaagaagaacaaagaagctTCTTTTTCATGAGCGAGAAAGCATTAACAAATCACCATTCTGCTCTTCTTGTCCTTCTTCAAGACCATGGGGTCTTTCGAGCCGGTCAGTGGAGTCAGCAGGCAATAATACATCATGGTCTCCAACATGGAAGTCAGATACCATGTATTCAAATGGCTATGCAGGCACATTATGATGTAATTGTGCTAAACCCCAATGATAATTTTGTGGAACTAAAGATGGAAAAAGAGTGGAAAGGCCTTTTAACACAAAATATTGAGCCTTCTCTAAAAATGGTTCAAGGTGGgagctttttctctctccagaaTCCTCCCAAATGCATTCCAAAAAGATGCAGCAACACCCCTGAAGAACACATGGCTTACATATGGGATTACTTCATTTCAAAGACTGAAGACAAGGATATTGCCTTCATTGTACATGGTTATGGAGGCTTGGTTTTTATGGACTTGCTTGTTCGTAGAAGGTGGGAAGTGATGAGCAAAGTATATGCTGTTGCACTTATTGACTCTGAACATCATGTAGGACACCAGCTGGGAAGTGATGTACAATTATTAGCATGGATAAAGCACCACTGCCGTGAATGGGTGACAAGTCCTAAGCCTTTGGATAAACCTACAGCTACTGTTTTCAAAAAGGAATTTCCTATGGTTTCTGCTGGTACAGAAAAGTACAGCTTAGCCCCTTCCTCTAGCCTTCAGTCAATttttaagtactttaaaaaagctttaaaagcCAGAACAACCATTAATTTCTCCCGAATGCCAATAGTGACTAGAAGCTCCaccaaaagaaagcaaagtgCTTAA